The genomic segment GACGGATCGGGCGGGAACACGACCGGCAGAGCGGTGCTGGAGTCCCATACCGTCACCACCACACTGCGGGTGCTTCCCGCAAGCTCCAGCAGGGACGGCCCGTGCGCGTAGCGTTCGGCGTTGGTCAGCAGCTCAGTGACCACGAGCATCACGTCGAAGCGGAATCGCTCGCTGACGGTCGTGGCGAAGTCCGCCGCAAGGCAGTCAAGGAATTCATCCGCCAACTGCCGGGCGGCACCCAGGCTGCCGGGCTCACCGCCGTAGTTCCCGGCCCGGTACACCAGCGCCAAACCGACCATCTCCTCGACCGCCGGTACAGCGGCGGGAGCACCGGCCTCGGCCAGGTGGACCTTCCTCAATGCCTGCCTTCGATCGGCATTCCGCGATGCGCCGGCTTCTCCCCCCAGCTACCCCGCTGAACGTCCCACAGTCCACCTACCGCCCCATTCGCGGCCTCAGACCGCCTTCGGTGCAACCTGCGCGCCATCACCGCGGCGTTCCGTCAGGGGGTGGCACCTTCCGGAACCGCGAGTTCATGACCGCACGCGAAGCGCATCACGCGCTTCGCCGGCTTGAGCTCAGCGGTACCGCCCCGGGCGCATGCCGGACACACGGCACGAGTTCCCTTGCAGTAGGCCGAGCGCACTCCCGCCCACTCCGCATCCGTCAGTTCCCGCATCATCAGCTACCGCCCGCCTCTCACGAATGGGTTCACCCGGGACACCGTAGCCACCGGCCCACCTCCCTTACAGCGGCCGCGGCCGGGGGATCCCCCGCGTGCCACCGGTTGTTACCGAGTCAGCCCCGGGAGCACTCCACGCGCCCCGATAGGATTTTGTGCATGCCGGACATGACACCGCCGACCGACCAGACCTCCACGGCCAGAGTGCCGCTCCCCGAGCAGAGCACGCCGGGGCAGGGTACGGCGGTGCCCCAGGTGCGGGCGGGCTCCCTACGGTTGACCGGCGCCGCACGCGACGCGGCCCAGACGCAATTCAAGGCGATGTACGACGCCGGCGCATCGATCCGCGAGATCGCCGAGCGAACGCACCGTTCCTACGGCGGGGTGCATCACGCGTTGGTCCAGGCCGGTGTCGATTTCAGGAACCGCGGCGGTCGACGACGGCGGAAAGCAGCGGAATAGCGGGGTACTGGAACCCGCCGGACCATCCCGCTGTGGACCCCCTCCTCTACTTCCAGCCGTTGTGATCATGGGCTGCGGTCAATGCGGGCGTGATCGCGTTCTTCCTCGATGAGGTCGAGCTGCGCCTTGAGCCCGACGATGGTCGCCGCTGAGGCCGACTCCGCCGCGAGAGCCGTGACCAAGGCATTGAGTGCAGCCCCCGCCCCCATCCGGGGAATCAGGCAATGCCACTCCTGCACGAGGCGGATCACCGCCCGCTCATCATCCTTGCTCATCCCACGCCAAGCCAGGTCAGACCACCGGCGGTTAGCGGACCCCGCCATTCTCCGCGCCGCACTTCCCACCACTGGCGGACGAGCACCGCACGGAATGGCGGCTCAACTACGAGCAGAACCCTTTCACCGCCCGCTTCACCGCGCGCCTTACGCCGACGACCGGGCAAAACCACGGCCTCCTGCATCACTGTCACACCCGCCCAACGACCACACACCCGTACCGGCAACCACCTTCCATGCGCCATCACCCCACCGTGGCGCCAGTCGGCCCCAGAGTGGGCGACGGCGAACGGAACTACGCACAAAATGCCTCATCGATGCGCTTCGCCGCGCGGGACGCCGCCGACGGCAGTGTCCCGGGCCGGATCACTGCCAGCCGCGTCTCCGATCGCTACGCGTATGCCGGAGTCGTCGAGCACTACGTCTACGTCATCCCCAGACCCGAGGCCGCGGTATTGCATACGCACTAGTGGACTCCCTGATCCACTCGCCGGAAGCAGCAGGCATCTGGACCGTCCAGTCCGGGATCTTCCCCGAGAACATCGCCAGTCTCACGCTCCACCAGCGCGCCGGCTTCCGCGCCATCGTTACCCGAGAACGAATCGGCCAGCACCGCGGCCACTGGCGCGACGTCATCCTTGTCGAGCGCCGCAGCCCGCAGCTCTGACGCTTCGCATCCATCCGTCCTATCTACAGCAGAAAACGAGGCTCAGTCGTGGGGTGGCAGATTGCCGAGTTGATGGTCAGCGACGCTCAGTACTTCGTCGACGAGGCGCTTGAGGTGCCCGTGGCGCAGGGCGTAAATGACCCGGCGTCCTTCCTTGCGGGTGGTGACCAGCCCGGCCAGGCGCAACCGGGCCAGGTGCTGACTGACCGACGGCCGGGCCACCCTGCACGACTCCGTGAGCGTCGTCACATCCGCCTCGCCCTCGGTCAGGCGATCCACCAGGGCCAGGCGGGTCCTGTCCGCCAGCAGCCCCAGTACCTCCGCGGCCACGGCATACCGCTCGCCCTCGGTGCGCTCCTGCGGGTCATGCGCACCTGATAGGTGCATGCGTGCAGTCATACGCACATAATGGTTGGATGAGCGGGCGGTGTCCAACCGGTCTGTTGTACCGACTCCCCCGATCCGGAAGGCGTGTACTGCTGTGAGCGAGACGTGCCCAACTCCCGAGCCCCACCGCGATGACCGCCGTCCGAGCGGCCACGAGGGCGAGCGCGCCGACGGCGCGGCGCATGGCGGTCACGGACCGGGCGGCGGCCATAGCCACGGCCAGGACGACCGCGGGCAAGGGCATGGCCATGTTCATGGGGAACACCGGTCAGGGCGGTGGTCGCGGCTCAAACACCGCGTCGCGCACGTGGTCACGCCGCACAGCCATGAGGCGGCGGACAAGGTCGACTCCGCGATGGAGTACTCCGCCGAGGGCATGCGGACGTTGTGGATCTCGCTGGCCGTACTCGGCGTCACCACGGTGCTCCAGGTCCTGGTGTTCGCGCTGTCCGGATCGGTGGCGCTGCTCGGGGACACGATCCACAACGGCGCCGACGCACTGACCGCCGTGCCCCTGGGCATTGCCTTCGTCCTCGGCCGCCGGGCGGCGACCCGCCGCTTCACCTACGGCTTCGGCCGCGCCGAGGACCTGGCCGGCATCGCCATCCTGCTCACCATCGCCTCCTCCTCGGCCCTGGCCGCCTACACCGCCATCGACCGGCTCCTGAACCCGCAGGAGATCAGCCACCTGCCGTGGGTCGCAGCCGCCGCGGTTGTCGGCTTCATCGGCAACGAATGGGTGGCCCGCTACCGCATCCGCACCGGCCGCAAGATCGGCTCCGCCGCACTCGTCGCCGACGGCCTGCACGCCCGCACCGACGGCTTCACCTCCCTGGCCGTCCTCCTCGGCGCCGGCGGCACCGCGATCGGCTGGCGGCTCGCCGACCCGATCGTCGGCCTCCTGATCACCGCCGCGATCCTGATGGTCCTCAAGGACGCCGCCCGGGAAGTCTTCCGCCGCCTGATGGACGCCGTCGACCCCGCCCTGATCGACACCGCCGAGGCCGCCTTGCGGGCTGTGGACGGCGTCCGCGATGTCGGACAGGTGCGGATGCGCTGGATCGGTCACGCCCTGCGCGGCGAGGCCGACATCGTCGTCGACCCGCACCTGACGGTGGTGCAGGCGCACGCCTTGGCGGTCGCCGCCGAGCATGCGCTGATCCACGCCGTTCCCCGGCTGACCGCCGCCACCGTGCACACCGACCACACCGCCACGGGCAGCGGAGACCCGCACGCCGTCCTGGCCGCTCACGGCCCGGGATAGCACCCGAATAACTCCTGGGACGTGATACCCCGACACCCGGTACCCACCCGGGGTATGGTCGGAAGGTCGCGCCCGTTGCCGGGAGCGCTCCACAGTGTGGGGAAGGAACCAGCAGTGGCAGACATCGCACAGACGCGGGGGCGGGCGACCGCCCGCCTGCTGACCCTGTGCGCGGTCCTGCTCGGTCTGTTTCTCATGCACGGTGCCCCGGCCACCGCGGCCGAGGGCTGCCACGGCGCGATGTCCGCCGCCTCCCCGATGCCGCACGGTCACGACCCCGCAGCGATGACCTCCACGGTCCCGGACGCGATGGGTTCTGCGACGTCGCCTCCCGGCGCCCAGCAGGTGTCGGGCGCCTCACTGATGCACGGGGCGCTGTGCGTCTCAACTGCCGCGCGCGACCAGACCCCGCTGCCGATGGGCGGCGCCCTGCTGGCCGTCGTGGCGACAACAACGGTCGGCATGCTCGCGAACCGGCCGGTCCCCCTGGGCCGGACGGGGCGGCGCGGACCACCGCCACCGGGCGGGCGAAGTCTGCTGCTGACGGTGTGTATCGCGCGGACCTGACAGGACCGTGCCGGGACCCGGATCTTCGACCGGGCCCGGCGACGTGTCCTGCTCGTTCCCGCGCGCCCCGCCCGGCGTGGTGCGCCCACCCGGAAAGACCACCGCAAATGACTGCTTCCCCCCGTACCATTGCGCGCCGCCGTGCGATCGCGGCCGCCAGTACCGCAGTCGCCCTGGCGCTGGCCCTGGCCGCCTGCGGTTCCTCCAACGATTCCTCGATGCCCGGCATGGACCACGGCGCGAAGCCGTCCGTGTCGTCCGCCGCGCAGGCGACACCCTCGATGAGCACCATGCCCGGCATGGGCACCATGGCCGACGGCAACGGCCTGTCCGACACGAAGGACGGCTACCGCCTCACCAGCCAGGACACCACCCTCCCGGCAGGCAAGCAGGCGGCCTACCGGTTCACGGTGACCGGCCCGGACGGCAGGCCGGTCACGGACTTCGCCATCGAGCAGACCAAGAGGATGCACTTCTACGCCATCCGCTCGGACCTGACGGGCTTCCAGCACCTTCACCCGACGATGGCCGCCGACGGCACCTGGACCGCCGACCTGGCCGCCCTCGCGCCCGGCTCCTGGCGCCTGTTCGCCTCCTTCACCCCGAACGCCGGAACAGGCAAGGGCACAGCGTTCGTCCTCAGCCGCACCGTCACCGTGCCCGGCACGGCGACGAAGACCTCACTGCCGGCGGCAACGACCTCCACCGACGTCGACGGGTACACCGTCACCGTCAAGGGCTCCCCGATGGCCGGCATGGAACACCCACTGACCGTCAACATCACCCAGGGCGGAAAGCCCGTCACCGACCTGCAGCCCTACCTGGACACCTACGCCCACCTCACCGCTTTCCACGAGGGTGACACGGCGTTCGCCCACCTCCACCCCCAGACCAAGGTGAACGGCGACCACGGGGGACCGGAGTTGTCCTTCCACGCCGAGCTGCCCACGCAGGGGAACTGGCGGCTGTTCCTGCAGTTCCAGACCGGCGGGAAACTCCACACCGCCGCCGTGACCCTGAACGTCGACTGAACCCTTGCGGGGCGCCCCCGCCCGGGGCGCCCCGCAAGGCACCCGCCCGCCCCGCGCTATAACAGCGTGTCGTGTCGGCGGGTCCCACGTCGTGTTCTCGTCGGAAGGCTTCAGAAATGGTCCATGCCCTACTGCACGCCCTGTCGATCGCCGGGTCCATGACCTGGGAGATCACCTGGGCCCTGATTCTGGGCTTCGCCCTGTCCGCCGTTGTTCAGGCGGTCGTCCGCAAATCCACCGTCGCCTCGCTCCTGGGTGACGACCGTCCCCGCACCTTGGCCATCGCCGCCGGGCTCGGTGCGGCCTCCTCCTCGTGCTCGTATGCCGCTGTTGCCCTGGCCCGCTCCCTGTTCCGCAAGGGCGCGAACTTCACCGCCGCGATGGCCTTCGAGATCGCCTCCACCAACCTCGTCGTCGAACTCGGCGTCATCCTGGCCTTGTTGATGGGCTGGCAGTTCACCGCTGCGGAATTCGTCGGCGGCCCCATCATGATCGTCGTCCTGGCGGTGCTGTTCCGCCTGTTCCTGCGCGACAAGCTGCTGCGCCCAGCCCGCGAGCAGGCCGAACGCGGCATCGCCGGCTCCA from the Streptomyces sp. RKAG293 genome contains:
- a CDS encoding ATP-binding protein, whose protein sequence is MRKVHLAEAGAPAAVPAVEEMVGLALVYRAGNYGGEPGSLGAARQLADEFLDCLAADFATTVSERFRFDVMLVVTELLTNAERYAHGPSLLELAGSTRSVVVTVWDSSTALPVVFPPDPSRVGGHGLEIVNRLCVQVTAERVPVGKRVRAVLRVHDTT
- a CDS encoding helix-turn-helix domain-containing protein — its product is MPDMTPPTDQTSTARVPLPEQSTPGQGTAVPQVRAGSLRLTGAARDAAQTQFKAMYDAGASIREIAERTHRSYGGVHHALVQAGVDFRNRGGRRRRKAAE
- a CDS encoding metalloregulator ArsR/SmtB family transcription factor produces the protein MTARMHLSGAHDPQERTEGERYAVAAEVLGLLADRTRLALVDRLTEGEADVTTLTESCRVARPSVSQHLARLRLAGLVTTRKEGRRVIYALRHGHLKRLVDEVLSVADHQLGNLPPHD
- a CDS encoding cation diffusion facilitator family transporter produces the protein MVTPHSHEAADKVDSAMEYSAEGMRTLWISLAVLGVTTVLQVLVFALSGSVALLGDTIHNGADALTAVPLGIAFVLGRRAATRRFTYGFGRAEDLAGIAILLTIASSSALAAYTAIDRLLNPQEISHLPWVAAAAVVGFIGNEWVARYRIRTGRKIGSAALVADGLHARTDGFTSLAVLLGAGGTAIGWRLADPIVGLLITAAILMVLKDAAREVFRRLMDAVDPALIDTAEAALRAVDGVRDVGQVRMRWIGHALRGEADIVVDPHLTVVQAHALAVAAEHALIHAVPRLTAATVHTDHTATGSGDPHAVLAAHGPG